From Nitrobacter sp. NHB1, a single genomic window includes:
- a CDS encoding pyridoxamine 5'-phosphate oxidase family protein: protein MQEDSRRQLPFIREGAAVISTGTERRLCEESFYRSFNRMNAGGQMNEKNNIDRVWDIVEKVGVCMLTTQFADGLRARPLEARPDRGAGLIFFVTDIHSPKEDEIETKPDVGLVFIDSDEKAYLSITGRACIVHDADKTKAAWRKTDEVWWPGGPSDPNVCLLRIEPFTAELWDGPASAVATIFEFAKARLTGDEPNLGENRKVTVKM, encoded by the coding sequence TTGCAAGAAGACTCCCGCCGGCAGTTGCCATTTATCCGGGAAGGCGCGGCGGTCATCTCGACGGGCACAGAGCGCCGACTCTGCGAAGAATCCTTTTACAGAAGTTTCAACCGCATGAATGCTGGTGGTCAAATGAACGAGAAAAACAACATCGATCGTGTCTGGGACATCGTTGAAAAGGTAGGCGTTTGCATGCTGACGACGCAATTCGCCGATGGGTTGCGTGCGCGACCGCTGGAAGCAAGGCCTGATCGCGGCGCTGGCCTGATCTTCTTCGTAACCGACATTCACAGCCCGAAGGAGGATGAGATTGAGACCAAACCCGATGTAGGCCTCGTCTTTATCGATTCGGACGAAAAAGCCTACCTGTCGATCACCGGCCGCGCCTGCATCGTCCACGATGCGGATAAGACAAAGGCGGCATGGCGAAAGACCGATGAGGTATGGTGGCCAGGAGGGCCGAGCGATCCCAATGTATGCTTGTTGCGGATTGAGCCTTTTACCGCGGAATTGTGGGATGGACCGGCTAGTGCTGTGGCTACCATTTTCGAGTTCGCCAAGGCGAGGTTGACCGGAGACGAGCCGAACCTCGGCGAGAACCGCAAGGTGACGGTCAAGATGTAG
- a CDS encoding type III polyketide synthase produces the protein MKQTAALISMATGVPPHVFHQTQILQAARFILGSRYPQFETLSSLFANTGIQHRYGVKPIEWYCEPRGWPERTQAFLEGAEALFVDVARKAIERADLSVTNIDTVVTVCSTGIATPTLEARVAAKLGFRPDVSRVPVFGLGCAGGVTGLSIASRLAQARPGTNVLLVVLELCTLAVRHDELTKANIVAASLFGDGAAAVLLRAGDGGATRIEATGEYLWPNTLNIMGWRVDPEGFGVIFQRTIPDFVVAHMKPGVTAILSGMGLSIGDIDCFICHPGGTKVIIAIERAFSLDQGTLNNERGVIADYGNMSAATVLFVLERARAQGLPPRALVTSLGPGFTASCVTLRHTA, from the coding sequence ATGAAGCAAACGGCCGCTTTGATCTCGATGGCGACCGGAGTTCCACCGCATGTGTTTCATCAGACGCAAATTCTCCAAGCGGCGCGTTTCATCTTGGGTTCGCGGTATCCGCAGTTTGAAACGCTCTCCTCTCTTTTCGCTAACACCGGCATACAGCACCGTTACGGCGTTAAACCGATTGAATGGTACTGCGAGCCGCGTGGCTGGCCGGAGCGAACTCAAGCCTTTCTGGAAGGCGCCGAAGCCTTGTTCGTCGATGTCGCGCGCAAGGCTATCGAACGCGCCGATCTCAGCGTGACTAATATCGACACCGTCGTGACGGTGTGTTCGACCGGCATCGCGACACCGACGCTGGAGGCCCGCGTCGCGGCGAAACTCGGCTTCCGGCCGGATGTGTCGCGCGTGCCAGTCTTTGGTCTGGGCTGCGCGGGCGGCGTAACTGGACTATCCATTGCATCGCGGCTGGCGCAAGCACGGCCTGGCACGAACGTGCTGCTGGTGGTCCTTGAACTTTGTACGCTCGCAGTCCGCCATGACGAATTGACCAAGGCCAATATCGTTGCCGCCAGTCTGTTCGGCGACGGGGCCGCCGCCGTCCTGCTGCGCGCCGGAGATGGAGGTGCGACACGCATCGAGGCAACCGGCGAATATCTGTGGCCTAACACGCTGAATATCATGGGATGGCGTGTAGACCCCGAAGGATTTGGCGTGATCTTCCAGCGCACCATTCCTGACTTCGTGGTTGCGCACATGAAGCCAGGTGTCACGGCAATTCTGTCCGGGATGGGTCTTTCGATCGGAGATATCGATTGCTTCATTTGCCATCCCGGCGGTACGAAAGTCATTATCGCGATCGAGCGGGCTTTTTCGCTCGACCAGGGGACGCTCAACAACGAAAGAGGGGTAATTGCCGATTACGGGAATATGTCGGCGGCGACGGTCCTGTTTGTGCTCGAACGCGCTCGCGCGCAGGGCCTGCCCCCGCGGGCACTGGTGACCTCACTCGGGCCGGGGTTCACCGCAAGCTGCGTCACTCTGCGTCACACAGCGTGA